One window of Curtobacterium sp. 458 genomic DNA carries:
- a CDS encoding DNA N-6-adenine-methyltransferase: MTNANTHTIKARSAQTSNGQTAPSRRGRGFTHESGPNNPNIEWYTPAAVFDALGVDFDLDPCSPGSALSNVPAVNCFTINDDGLTSPWHGMCWVNPPYDDTDAWLEKLAAHGDGIALVFARTDTKWAHKAMASADVVCFTAGRIKFINGRTGRPQGSPGAGSMFLAWGERAARVLRQADLGLCFSVLS, translated from the coding sequence ATGACCAACGCAAACACCCACACCATCAAGGCCCGCAGCGCTCAGACGTCGAACGGCCAGACCGCCCCTTCTCGTCGAGGCCGAGGTTTCACCCACGAGTCGGGCCCGAACAACCCGAACATCGAGTGGTACACCCCGGCCGCCGTGTTCGACGCTCTGGGCGTCGATTTCGACCTGGACCCCTGCTCCCCCGGTTCCGCGCTCTCGAACGTTCCGGCCGTGAACTGCTTCACCATCAACGATGACGGGCTGACCTCCCCGTGGCACGGCATGTGCTGGGTAAACCCGCCTTACGACGACACGGACGCATGGCTCGAGAAGCTGGCTGCACACGGCGATGGCATCGCACTCGTCTTCGCACGCACGGACACCAAGTGGGCGCACAAGGCGATGGCTTCGGCCGACGTCGTCTGCTTCACCGCTGGCCGCATCAAGTTCATCAACGGCCGGACGGGCCGGCCACAGGGGTCGCCTGGCGCGGGGTCGATGTTCCTGGCGTGGGGAGAGCGGGCCGCGAGAGTTCTCCGCCAGGCCGACCTCGGGCTCTGCTTCTCCGTTCTGAGCTGA
- a CDS encoding uracil-DNA glycosylase family protein: MSTPDELADEVADVRSLNVLAEAWRTAPDGSRRFVPSFDPRSGGTSSRVLVLMQSPGPQTIAAAHSAVCSEDNPGPTAAAFRAARIESGLARNAYLRWNLIPWELPGRIRPADIDEGRHALSVLLKALPSVEAIVTYGSIALDGVMRYLTLDEHARLVPVIAAPHPSPANGRHRAEQHRRSVQALRLAARMRRM, translated from the coding sequence GTGAGCACCCCCGACGAACTCGCGGATGAGGTCGCGGACGTTCGATCGCTGAACGTCCTCGCGGAGGCATGGCGCACCGCACCCGACGGCTCGCGACGGTTCGTCCCGAGCTTCGACCCACGATCCGGCGGCACGTCCAGCCGAGTGCTGGTCCTCATGCAGTCACCCGGCCCCCAGACCATTGCCGCAGCGCACTCGGCGGTCTGCAGCGAGGACAACCCGGGGCCGACCGCGGCCGCGTTCCGCGCAGCCCGCATCGAGTCCGGACTCGCACGCAACGCGTACCTCCGCTGGAACCTCATCCCGTGGGAACTCCCCGGGCGCATACGACCTGCAGACATCGACGAGGGACGACATGCCCTGAGCGTTCTCCTCAAGGCGCTCCCCTCCGTCGAAGCGATCGTCACGTACGGGAGCATCGCTCTCGACGGAGTCATGCGGTACCTCACCCTGGACGAGCACGCCCGACTCGTCCCCGTCATCGCGGCACCACACCCCTCTCCCGCCAACGGCCGCCACCGCGCGGAACAGCACCGACGTTCCGTTCAGGCACTCCGACTCGCCGCACGGATGCGTCGAATGTAG